The Neovison vison isolate M4711 chromosome 5, ASM_NN_V1, whole genome shotgun sequence genome includes a region encoding these proteins:
- the MRPL57 gene encoding ribosomal protein 63, mitochondrial, producing MFLTALLRRNRIPGRQWIGKHRRPRTVSSQAKQNMIRRLEIEAENHYWLSMPYLTAEQEYGHAAERRAAAFEAIKAASMSKFPPHRFVVDQLDHLNVSKKWS from the coding sequence ATGTTCCTGACCGCCCTCCTCCGCCGTAACCGCATTCCTGGCAGACAGTGGATTGGGAAGCACCGGCGGCCGCGGACCGTGTCTTCCCAGGCGAAGCAGAACATGATCCGTCGCCTGGAGATAGAGGCGGAGAACCATTACTGGCTGAGCATGCCCTACCTCACCGCGGAGCAGGAGTACGGCCACGCCGCGGAGCGCAGGGCGGCGGCCTTCGAGGCCATTAAGGCGGCCAGCATGTCCAAGTTCCCCCCCCACAGATTTGTGGTAGACCAGCTCGACCATCTCAATGTCAGCAAGAAGTGGTCCTGA